The Micromonospora sp. NBC_01740 genome includes a window with the following:
- a CDS encoding Lrp/AsnC family transcriptional regulator — translation MPLATNDVRRFADLDDTDRAILSELAADGRLPNNALAERVGVAPSTCLTRTRALRERGAIRGFHAEVDPAAVGLPLQALVSVRLTAHERAAVDAFRARSVRLPGVVAVFHVAGAEDYVLHVRAASADALRDFVLDHLAVDPAVQHTQTSLIFEQARGMG, via the coding sequence ATGCCCCTTGCTACGAATGATGTGCGGCGGTTCGCCGACCTGGACGACACCGACCGGGCGATCCTGTCGGAGCTGGCCGCCGACGGCCGCCTGCCGAACAACGCCCTCGCCGAGCGGGTCGGGGTGGCCCCCTCGACGTGCCTGACCCGCACCCGCGCCCTGCGGGAGCGCGGGGCGATCCGCGGGTTCCACGCGGAGGTCGATCCGGCGGCGGTGGGGCTGCCGTTGCAGGCGCTGGTGTCGGTACGGCTGACCGCGCACGAGCGGGCGGCGGTGGACGCGTTCCGGGCCCGGTCGGTGCGGCTGCCGGGGGTGGTGGCGGTGTTCCACGTGGCGGGCGCGGAGGACTACGTGCTGCACGTGCGGGCGGCCTCGGCGGACGCCCTGCGGGACTTCGTGCTGGACCACCTGGCCGTGGACCCGGCGGTGCAGCACACCCAGACGAGCCTGATCTTCGAGCAGGCCCGCGGCATGGGCTGA
- a CDS encoding LLM class flavin-dependent oxidoreductase, with protein MINVPLSVLDLAPVAAGATAGAALRHTTELARRTEELGYRRFWVAEHHNMPAIASSAPAVLLAHLAAHTSTIRLGSGGVMLPNHAPLVVAEQFGTLEALHPGRIDLGIGRAPGTDQVTALALRRTMEGLSAEGFPRELSDLMNYFSGERPGPITATPGLGEQPAVWLLGSSGFSAQLAGLLGLPFSFAHHFSAQNTVPALALYRQHFRPSKWLEKPYAMVAVNAVCADTDERAEWLAGPAALSFLRLRSGRPEPLSTPDEAAAYPYTEAEREFVRQRRDGQATGSPETVRRQLGELLARTGADELMLTTLVYDVADRVRSYELIAEHVAGGLRREG; from the coding sequence GTGATCAACGTACCGCTGTCTGTTCTCGATCTTGCCCCGGTCGCGGCTGGCGCCACTGCCGGCGCGGCGCTGCGGCACACCACCGAGCTGGCCCGGCGCACGGAGGAACTCGGGTACCGCCGGTTCTGGGTGGCCGAGCACCACAACATGCCGGCGATCGCGAGTTCCGCGCCGGCGGTGCTGCTCGCGCACCTGGCGGCGCACACATCGACGATCCGGCTCGGCTCCGGCGGGGTGATGCTGCCCAACCACGCGCCGCTGGTGGTGGCCGAGCAGTTCGGCACCCTCGAAGCGCTGCACCCGGGCCGCATCGACCTGGGCATCGGCCGGGCCCCCGGCACCGACCAGGTGACCGCGCTGGCGCTGCGCCGGACGATGGAGGGGCTGTCGGCGGAGGGCTTCCCCCGGGAGCTGTCGGACCTGATGAACTACTTCAGCGGGGAGCGGCCGGGACCGATCACCGCCACCCCGGGCCTCGGCGAGCAGCCGGCGGTCTGGCTGCTCGGCTCCAGCGGGTTCAGCGCCCAGCTGGCCGGGCTGCTGGGTCTGCCGTTCTCCTTCGCGCACCACTTCAGCGCGCAGAACACGGTGCCCGCGCTGGCGCTGTACCGGCAGCACTTCCGGCCGTCGAAGTGGCTGGAGAAGCCGTACGCGATGGTGGCCGTCAACGCGGTCTGCGCGGACACCGACGAGCGGGCGGAGTGGCTGGCGGGGCCGGCGGCGCTGTCGTTCCTGCGGCTGCGCTCGGGGCGGCCCGAGCCCCTGTCGACGCCGGACGAGGCGGCGGCGTACCCGTACACGGAGGCCGAGCGCGAGTTCGTGCGGCAGCGCCGCGACGGGCAGGCGACGGGCTCCCCCGAGACGGTACGGCGGCAGCTCGGGGAGCTGCTGGCGCGCACCGGCGCGGACGAGCTGATGCTGACCACGCTGGTGTACGACGTGGCCGACCGGGTGCGCTCGTACGAGCTGATCGCCGAGCACGTGGCCGGTGGCCTGCGCCGCGAGGGCTGA
- a CDS encoding rhamnogalacturonan lyase family protein yields the protein MPITHRRVALLAAAAAAALAAGTLPTLTASAAAAGCRVEHRITNQWPGGFGADVTVTNLGDPVNGWTLTWSHTAGQRVTQAWNAVVDQSGAQVTARNVEHNAVLATGASATFGFNGSWEGSNPPPTGFALNGTACTGAAPTGGPTTPPPPSTPPPTTPPPTTPPPTTPPPAGAVQMEDLDRGLVSVRSGSGNLVSWRLLGTETTGVAFNLYRGTTRVNGSPITGATNYLDSGAAADATYTVRAVVGGTEQAASAAALRFPAGYLDVPLQVPAGASTPSGESYTYSASDASVGDLDGDGDYEFVVKWEPSNAKDNSQSGYTGNVYVDAYTLTGTRLWRVDLGRNIRAGAHYTQFQVYDYDGDGRAEVAMKTADGTRSGTGQVIGSATADHRNSSGYVLAGPEYLTMFDGRTGAVLSTVNYDPPRGTVSSWGDNYGNRVDRFLAATAYLDGQRPSLVMARGYYTRAVVAAWDFRDGTLRKRWTFDSNASGNGAAFGQGNHNLSVADVDADGRQEIVYGSATINDDGRLMYATGFGHGDALHVGDLLPARAGLEVFTIHESGNQPAADLHDARTGQVFWQRPNNGGVEGPGRGVAADIHAGSPGAEFWGAGTHMGDLYSATGAVVGRRPSSANFLAWWDGDPVRELLDGTRIDKYGTGGDTRLLTASGVAANNGTKSTPALSADLFGDWREEVVWRTTDSRALRIYSTPTPTNTRIHTLMHDPQYRVAVAWQNTAYNQPPHPGFFLGDGMAAPPTPNVYLR from the coding sequence ATGCCCATCACCCATCGCCGCGTCGCGTTGCTCGCCGCGGCCGCCGCGGCCGCTCTCGCCGCCGGTACGCTTCCGACCCTCACCGCCTCGGCTGCCGCCGCAGGCTGCCGCGTCGAGCACCGGATCACCAACCAGTGGCCCGGCGGCTTCGGCGCCGACGTCACCGTCACCAACCTGGGCGACCCGGTGAACGGCTGGACCCTCACCTGGTCGCACACCGCCGGCCAGCGGGTCACCCAGGCGTGGAACGCCGTCGTCGACCAGTCCGGCGCGCAGGTGACCGCCCGTAACGTCGAGCACAACGCGGTGCTCGCCACCGGTGCCAGCGCCACCTTCGGCTTCAACGGCTCGTGGGAGGGGAGCAACCCGCCACCGACCGGCTTCGCCCTCAACGGCACCGCATGCACCGGCGCCGCGCCCACCGGCGGCCCGACCACCCCGCCGCCGCCGAGCACGCCGCCGCCCACGACCCCGCCACCCACCACGCCGCCGCCGACCACCCCGCCGCCGGCCGGGGCGGTGCAGATGGAGGACCTCGACCGGGGATTGGTCAGCGTCCGCTCCGGCAGCGGCAACCTGGTCTCCTGGCGGCTGCTCGGCACCGAGACGACCGGGGTCGCCTTCAACCTCTACCGGGGCACGACCAGGGTCAACGGCAGCCCGATCACCGGGGCGACCAACTACCTCGACAGCGGCGCGGCGGCCGACGCGACCTACACCGTGCGCGCCGTCGTCGGCGGCACCGAACAGGCCGCCTCCGCAGCCGCGCTCCGGTTCCCCGCCGGCTACCTCGACGTGCCGTTGCAGGTGCCGGCGGGCGCGAGCACGCCGAGCGGCGAGAGCTACACGTACTCCGCCAGCGACGCCTCCGTCGGCGACCTCGACGGCGACGGGGACTACGAGTTCGTGGTCAAGTGGGAGCCGTCCAACGCCAAGGACAACTCCCAGTCCGGCTACACCGGCAACGTGTACGTCGACGCGTACACCCTCACCGGCACCCGGCTGTGGCGCGTCGACCTGGGCCGCAACATCCGCGCCGGGGCCCACTACACCCAGTTCCAGGTGTACGACTACGACGGCGACGGTCGCGCCGAGGTGGCCATGAAGACCGCCGACGGCACCCGCTCCGGCACCGGCCAGGTGATCGGCTCCGCCACCGCCGACCACCGCAACTCCAGCGGGTACGTCCTCGCCGGCCCCGAGTACCTGACCATGTTCGACGGCCGCACCGGCGCGGTCCTCTCCACCGTCAACTACGACCCGCCGCGAGGCACGGTCTCCTCCTGGGGCGACAACTACGGCAACCGGGTCGACCGCTTCCTCGCCGCCACCGCCTACCTCGACGGGCAGCGCCCCTCCCTGGTGATGGCCCGCGGCTACTACACGCGGGCGGTCGTGGCGGCCTGGGACTTCCGCGACGGCACCCTGCGCAAGCGGTGGACCTTCGACTCCAACGCCTCGGGCAACGGCGCTGCCTTCGGCCAGGGCAACCACAACCTCTCCGTCGCCGACGTCGACGCCGACGGCCGCCAGGAGATCGTGTACGGGTCGGCCACCATCAACGACGACGGCCGCCTGATGTACGCCACCGGCTTCGGCCACGGCGACGCCCTGCACGTCGGCGACCTCCTGCCCGCCCGCGCCGGCCTGGAGGTCTTCACCATCCACGAGTCCGGCAACCAGCCGGCGGCCGACCTGCACGACGCCCGTACCGGTCAGGTCTTCTGGCAGCGGCCGAACAACGGGGGAGTCGAGGGCCCCGGCCGGGGCGTCGCCGCCGACATCCACGCCGGCAGCCCCGGCGCCGAGTTCTGGGGCGCCGGCACCCACATGGGCGACCTCTACAGCGCCACCGGGGCCGTCGTCGGGCGCCGGCCGTCCTCGGCGAACTTCCTCGCCTGGTGGGACGGCGACCCCGTCCGGGAACTGCTCGACGGCACCCGCATCGACAAGTACGGCACCGGTGGCGACACCCGCCTGCTGACCGCCAGCGGCGTGGCGGCGAACAACGGCACCAAGTCCACCCCGGCGCTCTCCGCCGACCTGTTCGGCGACTGGCGGGAGGAGGTCGTCTGGCGCACCACCGACAGCCGGGCCCTGCGCATCTACAGCACGCCCACGCCCACCAACACCCGGATCCACACGCTCATGCACGACCCGCAGTACCGGGTGGCGGTCGCCTGGCAGAACACCGCCTACAACCAGCCCCCGCACCCGGGCTTCTTCCTCGGCGACGGCATGGCCGCCCCGCCCACGCCCAACGTCTACCTGCGGTGA
- a CDS encoding pyridoxal-dependent decarboxylase — protein MAEHMTPDEFRRAGHAVVDWIADYWATLERRPVTSQDPPGTVAARLPAGPPEHGEPVEAVLADLDTLITPGLTHWQHPGFFGYFPANTSGPSVLGDMVSAGLGVQGMLWATGPACTELETVLLDWLAELLDLPKRFRSGSGGGGVIQDSASSATLVATLVALHRAGGGRWREVGVDRRYRAYASTQGHSSIEKAARIAGLGADGVRPVEVDPETQAMSPAALRAAIEADLAAGVVPAIVVATVGTTSTTAIDPLPEIGAICAEYGVFLHVDAAYAGAAAVCPELRFGHAGLEYADSYCFDPHKWLLTGFDCDAFWVADTAELIEALSVLPEYLRNAATESGAVIDYRDWQVPLGRRFRALKLWFVLRWYGAEGLRAHIRSGVSLAARFADRVRADDRFALVGAHPYSLVCFRLVADDEVNAELLARVNATGRVHLTHTRVNGRYTLRLAVGSPQSTEVHVDEAWTLLTDAATALLPH, from the coding sequence GTGGCTGAGCACATGACCCCGGACGAGTTCCGACGCGCCGGGCACGCCGTGGTGGACTGGATCGCCGACTACTGGGCGACGCTGGAGCGGCGTCCGGTGACCTCGCAGGACCCGCCCGGGACGGTGGCCGCCCGGCTGCCCGCCGGCCCGCCGGAGCACGGCGAGCCGGTGGAGGCCGTCCTGGCCGACCTGGACACCCTGATCACGCCGGGGCTGACGCACTGGCAGCACCCCGGGTTCTTCGGCTACTTCCCGGCCAACACCTCGGGGCCCAGCGTGCTCGGCGACATGGTCAGCGCCGGGCTGGGCGTGCAGGGGATGCTCTGGGCGACCGGGCCGGCGTGCACCGAACTGGAGACGGTGCTGCTGGACTGGCTCGCCGAACTGCTGGACCTGCCGAAGCGGTTCCGCTCCGGCTCCGGCGGCGGCGGGGTGATCCAGGACTCGGCGTCCTCGGCGACGCTGGTGGCGACCCTGGTCGCGCTGCACCGCGCCGGCGGCGGCCGGTGGCGTGAGGTCGGCGTCGACCGCCGCTACCGCGCCTACGCCTCCACCCAGGGCCACTCGTCCATCGAGAAGGCCGCCCGGATCGCCGGGCTGGGCGCCGACGGCGTACGGCCGGTCGAGGTCGACCCAGAGACGCAGGCGATGTCCCCGGCGGCGCTGCGCGCGGCGATCGAGGCGGACCTGGCGGCCGGCGTGGTCCCGGCGATCGTGGTCGCGACCGTCGGCACCACCTCCACGACCGCGATCGACCCGCTGCCGGAGATCGGCGCGATCTGCGCCGAGTACGGCGTCTTCCTGCACGTCGACGCCGCGTACGCGGGAGCGGCGGCGGTCTGCCCGGAGCTGCGGTTCGGGCACGCCGGCCTGGAGTACGCCGACTCGTACTGCTTCGACCCGCACAAGTGGCTGCTCACCGGCTTCGACTGCGACGCGTTCTGGGTGGCCGACACGGCGGAGCTGATCGAGGCGCTGAGCGTGCTGCCGGAGTACCTGCGCAACGCCGCCACCGAGTCCGGCGCGGTGATCGACTACCGGGACTGGCAGGTGCCGCTGGGCCGCCGGTTCCGGGCGCTGAAGCTCTGGTTCGTGCTGCGCTGGTACGGCGCCGAGGGGCTGCGCGCGCACATCCGCTCCGGCGTGTCGCTCGCCGCCCGGTTCGCCGACCGGGTCCGCGCCGACGACCGGTTCGCGCTGGTGGGGGCCCACCCGTACTCGCTGGTGTGCTTCCGGCTGGTGGCGGACGACGAGGTCAACGCGGAGCTGCTGGCCCGGGTCAACGCCACGGGCCGGGTGCACCTGACGCACACCCGGGTGAACGGCCGCTACACGCTGCGCCTGGCCGTCGGCTCCCCGCAGAGCACCGAGGTCCACGTCGACGAGGCGTGGACCCTCCTCACCGACGCCGCGACCGCCCTCCTCCCCCACTGA
- a CDS encoding sulfite exporter TauE/SafE family protein, which produces MRKLLVLALVGLAAQLVDGALGMAYGLTSSTLLLLVGVAPAAASASVHLAEIGTTLAAGVSHWRFGNVDWRVVGRIAFPGAVGAFAGATFLSSISTESAAPWMAGILFTLGAYLLVRFSRPLRTDRRGGQLRSRFLGPLGLVAGFVDATGGGGWGPVATPALLVSGRMEPRKVIGSVDTSEFVVAGAASLGFLIGLGSEGFLLPMVAALLVGGLIAAPIAAWLVRIVPAQLLGAAIGGVIVLTNARTLMRSADLGGPARPAVYALLAVAWAAALALAVRALLRTRRQRAVAATALAADALSPATVPPATASPADVPSAAVASAAALAGERLPTAVPATAAPAEDRLPTPAAVPSLNNR; this is translated from the coding sequence GTGCGCAAGCTGCTGGTCCTCGCGCTGGTCGGGCTCGCCGCGCAACTCGTCGACGGCGCCCTCGGCATGGCGTACGGGCTGACCTCCTCCACGTTGCTGCTGCTCGTCGGGGTGGCGCCGGCCGCCGCGTCGGCGTCCGTGCACCTGGCCGAGATCGGCACCACGCTCGCCGCCGGGGTGTCGCACTGGCGGTTCGGCAACGTCGACTGGCGGGTGGTCGGCCGGATCGCCTTCCCCGGAGCCGTGGGCGCGTTCGCTGGCGCGACCTTCCTCAGCTCGATCTCCACCGAGTCGGCCGCCCCGTGGATGGCCGGCATCCTGTTCACCCTCGGCGCGTACCTGCTGGTGCGCTTCTCCCGGCCGCTGCGCACCGACCGGCGCGGCGGCCAGCTGCGCAGCCGCTTCCTCGGCCCGCTCGGCCTGGTCGCCGGCTTCGTCGACGCCACCGGCGGCGGCGGGTGGGGCCCGGTCGCCACACCGGCCCTGCTGGTCAGCGGGCGGATGGAGCCGCGCAAGGTGATCGGCTCGGTGGACACGTCCGAGTTCGTGGTCGCCGGCGCCGCCAGCCTCGGCTTCCTGATCGGCCTCGGCTCCGAGGGCTTCCTGCTGCCCATGGTCGCCGCGCTGCTCGTCGGCGGCCTGATCGCCGCGCCCATCGCGGCCTGGCTGGTGCGCATCGTCCCCGCCCAACTGCTCGGCGCGGCGATCGGCGGCGTGATCGTGCTGACCAACGCCCGTACGCTGATGCGCTCGGCCGACCTCGGCGGCCCGGCCCGGCCGGCCGTCTACGCGCTGCTGGCCGTCGCCTGGGCTGCCGCCCTGGCCCTGGCCGTCCGGGCGCTGCTGCGCACCCGCCGCCAGCGCGCCGTCGCCGCGACCGCCTTGGCGGCCGACGCCCTGAGCCCGGCGACCGTCCCTCCGGCGACCGCTTCCCCGGCAGACGTCCCCTCGGCGGCCGTCGCCTCGGCGGCTGCCCTGGCCGGGGAACGTCTCCCGACGGCTGTCCCCGCGACGGCTGCCCCGGCCGAGGACCGTCTCCCGACTCCGGCGGCGGTCCCCTCGCTCAACAACCGCTGA
- a CDS encoding RrF2 family transcriptional regulator — MRLSARVDYALRAVAELASVTADAGPGRSRPVTADQIARAQEIPPKFLESILLQLRRGGIVQAQRGPEGGYWLARPAGEISLAEVIRVIDGPLAHVRGQRPEELGYHGAARALQEVWIALRASEREILELVTVADVAGGTLPGRVVELAADPRAWT, encoded by the coding sequence ATGCGCCTCTCCGCCCGGGTCGACTACGCCCTCCGCGCGGTCGCCGAGCTCGCCTCGGTGACCGCCGACGCCGGGCCCGGGCGAAGCCGGCCCGTGACCGCCGACCAGATCGCCCGCGCCCAGGAGATCCCGCCGAAGTTCCTGGAAAGCATCCTGCTGCAATTGCGCCGGGGCGGCATCGTGCAGGCCCAGCGCGGCCCGGAGGGCGGCTACTGGCTGGCCCGACCGGCCGGGGAGATCTCGCTGGCCGAGGTGATCCGGGTGATCGACGGCCCGCTCGCGCACGTACGCGGGCAGCGGCCCGAGGAACTCGGCTACCACGGTGCGGCGCGGGCCCTCCAGGAGGTCTGGATCGCCCTGCGGGCCAGCGAGCGCGAAATCCTGGAACTGGTCACCGTCGCCGACGTGGCCGGCGGCACCCTGCCGGGCCGGGTCGTCGAGCTGGCCGCCGACCCCCGCGCCTGGACCTGA
- a CDS encoding acyl-CoA thioesterase, with protein sequence MSDADVAVGQAAVDQLLEVLDLEHTGGMTFRGMSPPVGPQRVYGGQVAGQALVAAGRTVDPARFVHSLHGYFVRPGDPAEPIVYEVENVRDGRSFSVRRSVALQHDKPIFFMSASFQRTEEGLDHQAPTPPDVPAPDEVPTMADRLARYPERLGIWAQIPRPIDVRYVGEPGWVRPGDRPADPHQRVWMRIDGKLPEDPLLHACALTYASDLTLLDSVLSVHGEVWGPGGVVGASLDHALWFHRPFRADEWFLYDCWSPSASGARGLATGRMFTTDGHHIASAVQEGLLRRVGD encoded by the coding sequence GTGAGCGACGCGGACGTCGCGGTCGGGCAGGCCGCGGTCGACCAGCTCCTGGAGGTGCTCGACCTGGAGCACACCGGCGGGATGACCTTCCGGGGGATGAGCCCCCCGGTCGGTCCCCAGCGGGTGTACGGCGGCCAGGTCGCCGGCCAGGCGCTGGTCGCCGCCGGACGCACCGTCGACCCGGCCCGCTTCGTGCACTCCCTGCACGGCTACTTCGTCCGCCCGGGCGACCCGGCCGAGCCGATCGTGTACGAGGTGGAGAACGTCCGCGACGGCCGCTCCTTCTCGGTGCGCCGCTCGGTGGCGCTCCAGCACGACAAGCCGATCTTCTTCATGTCGGCGTCGTTCCAGCGGACGGAGGAGGGCCTGGACCACCAGGCCCCCACCCCGCCCGACGTGCCGGCGCCGGACGAGGTCCCGACGATGGCCGACCGGCTCGCCCGCTACCCGGAGCGGCTCGGCATCTGGGCGCAGATCCCGCGCCCGATCGACGTCCGCTACGTCGGCGAGCCCGGCTGGGTACGCCCCGGCGACCGCCCCGCCGACCCCCACCAGCGGGTCTGGATGCGCATCGACGGCAAGCTGCCCGAGGATCCGCTGCTGCACGCCTGCGCGCTCACGTACGCCTCCGACCTGACGCTGCTCGACTCGGTGCTCTCCGTGCACGGCGAGGTCTGGGGCCCGGGCGGCGTGGTCGGGGCCAGCCTCGACCACGCGCTCTGGTTCCACCGGCCGTTCCGCGCCGACGAGTGGTTCCTCTACGACTGCTGGAGCCCGTCGGCCTCCGGCGCCCGGGGGCTCGCCACCGGCCGCATGTTCACCACCGACGGGCACCACATCGCCAGCGCCGTGCAGGAGGGGCTGCTGCGCCGCGTCGGAGACTGA
- the pyk gene encoding pyruvate kinase has product MGVTRRAKIVCTLGPATSSPERIRGLVEAGMNVARLNFSHGSHEDHEAVYRLVREAAEAAGRPVAVLADLQGPKIRLGRFADGPHEWRTGDSVVITGDDILGTKERVSCTYRKLPQEVKPGDRLLIDDGRVAVEVTDVTGNDIRCLVTEGGPVSNNKGVSLPNVAVSVPAMSEKDAEDLRFALGLGVDLIALSFVRSADDIKLVHGIMAEEGVHRPVLAKVEKPEAVDCLEQIVLAFDGVMVARGDLGVELPLDQVPLVQKRAVQLCRENAKPVIVATQMLDSMIENSRPTRAEASDVANAVLDGADAVMLSGETSVGKYPVLTVSTMAKIVTTTESGSIGVPRLQHDPRTHGGALTVAASSISRAIGAKALVAFSQTGDTVRRLSRLHCDLPLLAFTPVPEVRNQLALSWGVETFLMPFVEHTDDMFRQVDQALLGLDRANPGDYVVIVAGSPPGTPGSTNTLRVHQLGSLVDAASARALQ; this is encoded by the coding sequence ATGGGCGTGACACGCCGCGCGAAGATCGTCTGCACTCTTGGTCCTGCCACCTCGTCGCCGGAGCGCATCCGGGGCCTCGTCGAGGCCGGCATGAACGTGGCGAGACTCAACTTCAGCCACGGGAGCCACGAGGATCACGAGGCGGTGTACCGGCTGGTCCGCGAGGCCGCGGAAGCGGCCGGACGGCCGGTGGCCGTGCTCGCCGACCTCCAGGGCCCGAAGATCCGGCTCGGCCGGTTCGCCGACGGCCCGCACGAGTGGCGCACCGGCGACTCGGTCGTCATCACCGGTGACGACATCCTCGGCACCAAGGAGCGGGTCTCCTGCACCTACCGCAAGCTTCCGCAGGAGGTCAAGCCCGGCGACCGGCTGCTGATCGACGACGGCCGGGTCGCCGTCGAGGTCACCGACGTCACCGGCAACGACATCCGCTGCCTGGTCACCGAGGGCGGCCCGGTCTCCAACAACAAGGGCGTCTCGCTGCCGAACGTGGCGGTCAGCGTGCCGGCGATGTCCGAGAAGGACGCCGAGGACCTGCGTTTCGCCCTCGGCCTGGGCGTCGACCTGATCGCGCTCTCCTTCGTCCGCTCGGCGGACGACATCAAGCTGGTGCACGGCATCATGGCCGAGGAGGGCGTGCACCGGCCGGTGCTGGCCAAGGTGGAGAAGCCCGAGGCGGTCGACTGCCTGGAGCAGATCGTGCTGGCCTTCGACGGCGTCATGGTCGCCCGCGGCGACCTCGGCGTGGAGCTGCCGCTGGACCAGGTGCCGCTGGTGCAGAAGCGTGCCGTGCAGCTCTGCCGGGAGAACGCCAAGCCGGTCATCGTGGCCACCCAGATGCTCGACTCCATGATCGAGAACTCCCGGCCGACCCGCGCCGAGGCCTCCGACGTCGCCAACGCCGTGCTCGACGGCGCGGACGCGGTGATGCTCTCCGGCGAGACCAGCGTCGGCAAGTACCCGGTGCTCACCGTCAGCACCATGGCGAAGATCGTCACCACCACCGAGTCCGGCTCGATCGGCGTGCCGCGCCTCCAGCACGACCCCCGTACGCACGGTGGCGCGCTGACCGTCGCCGCCTCCTCGATCTCCCGGGCCATCGGCGCGAAGGCGCTGGTCGCCTTCTCGCAGACCGGCGACACCGTGCGGCGGCTGTCCCGGCTGCACTGCGATCTGCCGCTGCTCGCCTTCACCCCGGTGCCCGAGGTGCGCAACCAGCTCGCCCTCTCCTGGGGCGTGGAGACGTTCCTGATGCCGTTCGTCGAGCACACCGACGACATGTTCCGCCAGGTCGACCAGGCGCTGCTCGGGCTCGACCGGGCCAACCCCGGCGACTACGTGGTGATCGTCGCCGGCAGCCCGCCCGGCACCCCCGGCTCGACCAACACGCTGCGCGTACACCAGCTCGGATCGCTGGTCGACGCGGCGTCGGCGCGGGCCTTGCAGTGA
- a CDS encoding YciI family protein has product MTGVPQVDFALDTYECIVLYPGAAGRALPAETVQRLQAEHLAHMQALQRRGIILVAGSVDGPAREPDPPIGFGLARTGSVDDVRSVMEADPAVQAGLYRVDVLTFLCPEGSLEFPLVKTQS; this is encoded by the coding sequence ATGACGGGAGTGCCGCAGGTCGACTTCGCGCTCGACACGTACGAGTGCATCGTGCTGTATCCCGGCGCGGCCGGGCGGGCGCTGCCGGCGGAGACGGTGCAGCGGTTGCAGGCCGAGCACCTCGCGCACATGCAGGCCCTGCAACGGCGGGGGATCATCCTGGTTGCCGGCTCGGTGGACGGCCCGGCCCGCGAACCGGACCCGCCGATCGGCTTCGGCCTGGCACGCACCGGCTCCGTGGACGACGTACGCAGCGTGATGGAGGCCGACCCGGCCGTCCAGGCGGGGCTCTACCGGGTGGACGTGCTGACCTTCCTCTGCCCGGAGGGCTCGCTGGAGTTCCCGCTGGTCAAGACGCAGAGCTGA
- a CDS encoding aldo/keto reductase, with the protein MTNDAGKQPAKASGTYRIGGDLQVDRLGYGAMQLTGPGVWGDPKDPAEAVRVLRRAYELGVTFIDTADSYGPFVSELLIRDALHPYADDLVIATKAGLTRSGPGDWRPVGRPEYLRQQCELSLRHLGLEAIGLYQLHRIDPQVPLADQLGELALLKQEGKIRHIGLSEVTVEQIEAARAVTPIVSVQNLYNLADRSAEAVLEHCERHDLAFIPWFPIATGNLARPGGPLDAISTGHGATPAQLALAWLLRRSPVMLPIPGTSSVAHLEENVAAAEVQLTDDEYAALAKAA; encoded by the coding sequence ATGACGAATGACGCCGGCAAGCAGCCCGCGAAGGCCTCGGGGACGTACCGGATCGGGGGCGACCTCCAGGTCGACCGGCTCGGCTACGGCGCGATGCAGCTCACCGGCCCCGGCGTGTGGGGCGACCCGAAGGACCCGGCCGAGGCCGTACGGGTGCTGCGCCGGGCGTACGAGCTGGGGGTGACGTTCATCGACACGGCCGACTCCTACGGGCCGTTCGTCAGCGAGCTGCTCATCCGGGATGCCCTGCACCCGTACGCCGACGACCTGGTCATCGCGACCAAGGCCGGCCTGACCCGCTCCGGCCCGGGCGACTGGCGTCCGGTGGGGCGCCCGGAGTACCTGCGCCAGCAGTGCGAGCTGAGCCTGCGGCACCTCGGCCTGGAGGCCATCGGGCTCTACCAGCTGCACCGGATCGACCCGCAGGTGCCGCTCGCCGACCAGCTCGGGGAGCTGGCGCTGCTCAAGCAGGAGGGCAAGATCCGGCACATCGGCCTGTCCGAGGTGACCGTCGAGCAGATCGAGGCGGCCCGCGCCGTCACCCCGATCGTCTCGGTGCAGAACCTCTACAACCTGGCGGACCGCAGCGCGGAGGCCGTCCTGGAGCACTGCGAGCGCCACGACCTCGCGTTCATCCCCTGGTTCCCGATCGCCACCGGCAACCTGGCCCGGCCGGGCGGCCCGCTGGACGCGATCAGCACCGGGCACGGCGCGACGCCCGCCCAGCTCGCGCTCGCCTGGCTGCTGCGCCGGTCACCGGTGATGCTGCCGATCCCGGGCACGTCGTCGGTGGCGCACCTGGAGGAGAACGTGGCCGCCGCCGAGGTGCAGCTGACCGACGACGAGTACGCGGCCCTCGCCAAGGCCGCCTGA